A window of the Macrobrachium rosenbergii isolate ZJJX-2024 chromosome 43, ASM4041242v1, whole genome shotgun sequence genome harbors these coding sequences:
- the LOC136828989 gene encoding protein FAM200B-like — MERWIIRRTANKEGTSDTDNSVSETTDEIPSELPSTSSTSNIDKRQDKRKGKTSQYDQSSKPKLRKYQAEFIKFGFTSFTIDKMQYPQCVMCSEVLANESLKPVKMKRHLQSKHPSHADKPIEFFRRKEGELQGLKQVLAQKTTTSAKAQMASFEVAYLIAQSKQPHTIGETLMKPGAVTMSRIMHGNKMARELKQSRCLTTPLLDELMTFQMTLSVS, encoded by the coding sequence atGGAGCGATGGATAATTCGTAGGACTGCAAACAAGGAAGGAACATCAGATACTGACAACAGTGTCTCAGAAACAACTGATGAGATTCCTTCCGAACTACCATCTACCAGTTCTACTTCAAATATAGATAAAAGGCAAGACAAACGTAAGGGTAAGACCTCCCAGTATGACCAATCATCCAAACCCAAACTTCGGAAATATCAAGCAGAATTTATAAAATTCGGATTCACTAGTTTTACCATTGATAAGATGCAGTACCCCCAATGTGTTATGTGCTCAGAAGTACTTGCAAATGAAAGCTTAAAGcctgtgaaaatgaaaaggcatttGCAAAGCAAGCATCCTTCTCATGCTGATAAACCAATAGAATTTTTCCGTCGAAAGGAGGGAGAGTTGCAGGGTCTAAAACAAGTGCTAGCTCAGAAAACCACCACCTCTGCCAAAGCTCAGATGGCATCATTTGAGGTAGCATACCTAATTGCACAGTCCAAGCAGCCACATACCATTGGGGAAACCCTCATGAAACCTGGTGCAGTGACTATGAGTCGGATTATGCATGGTAATAAGATGGCCCGTGAGCTGAAACAGTCCCGCTGTCTAACGACACCATTACTCGACGAATTAATGACatttcaaatgacattaagtgtCAGCTGA
- the LOC136828990 gene encoding zinc finger BED domain-containing protein 5-like: MGSEHEALLFHTEVRWLSRGKVLSRLYELRDEKLERWAVRVDGGSVEMFPEVEEFMAENELSVDNVKVMITTHLQGLVDHFKKYFPKETTPQQYDWIRQPFTATGDHLSSDMEDELLELSSDRTLQASFGSTTLDEFWISIAREYPRLSMAAMDVLLPFGSTYLCEKTFSALTYIKNKYRSRLRVEDDLRVAISGIKPRMELLCSKKQAHVSH; this comes from the exons ATGGGCTCGGAGCATGAAGCACTGTTGTTCCACACAGAAGTCAGGTGGCTGTCCCGAGGCAAAGTTCTCAGCCGCTTGTACGAACTACGAGATGAG AAGCTGGAACGATGGGCTGTGCGAGTTGATGGGGGCAGTGTTGAAATGTTTCCTGAGGTGGAAGAATTTATGGCGGAGAATGAATTAAGCGTCGATAACGTGAAGGTAATGATCACGACTCACCTACAAGGTCTTGTGGACCACTTCAAGAAATACTTCCCAAAAGAGACAACCCCACAACAATATGACTGGATACGGCAACCATTCACTGCTACAGGGGATCACTTATCATCCGACATGGAGGATGAGCTGCTGGAGCTCTCCAGTGATCGGACTTTACAGGCATCGTTTGGCTCAACCACACTGGATGAGTTCTGGATTTCAATTGCAAGGGAATATCCACGATTATCCATGGCAGCAATGGATGTATTACTTCCTTTTGGATCAACCTATTTATGTGAAAAGACTTTTTCGGCACtgacttatataaaaaacaaataccgATCAAGACTCAGGGTGGAGGATGATCTCCGAGTTGCCATCTCTGGTATCAAACCCAGGATGGAGTTACTGTGCTCAAAAAAGCAGGCCCATGTATCTCACTAA